The Vairimorpha necatrix chromosome 11, complete sequence genome window below encodes:
- a CDS encoding ribosomal protein uS9 yields the protein MTGTIKSVITQGKRKTALATCKCSESEEMSILVDKVPYKILSNKLMLSKIKEIICVVDDVNLKNLSFQITTKIKEGVVTHKKGNGEVALAYAVRMAFAKAIVAYYGTYCDEWKKQEIKKVLMSFDRYCLVGDIRKKEPKKFGGPGARARYQKSYR from the coding sequence ATGACTGGAACTATAAAATCAGTAATAACACAAGGAAAAAGAAAGACAGCTTTGGCCACTTGTAAGTGTTCTGAGAGTGAAGAAATGAGTATTTTGGTAGACAAAGTACCATATAAGATACTCAGTAACAAACTTATGTTATCAAagattaaagaaataatctGTGTGGTTGATGATGTCAATCTTAAGAATCTTAGTTTTCAGATTACGACTAAGATCAAAGAAGGAGTAGTGACTCATAAGAAAGGGAATGGAGAAGTGGCTCTTGCTTATGCAGTGAGAATGGCCTTTGCAAAGGCCATTGTCGCTTATTATGGGACTTATTGTGATGAGTGGAAGAAACAAGAAATCAAGAAAGTTCTTATGTCTTTTGACAGATATTGTCTTGTGGGAGATATTAGGAAAAAAGAACCAAAGAAATTTGGAGGACCAGGAGCCCGAGCAAGATACCAGAAATCTTATCGttag
- a CDS encoding ribosomal protein eL13: MKNNHILPNNHRNAMKRVKEWHNQPSRAQRRAKTRSSKAKVLYPAPLKKLCPIVRCPTIRYNKKQRLGKGFTPEELKEAGLEVNYARRIGIRVDNRRRNMNKETLDLNAQRLKEYLSKITIFKNGKEAKESGVKQHLGRIMPVHKMTPKVEIIKKAEVASYE, encoded by the coding sequence ATGAAGAACAACCACATTCTACCAAATAATCATAGAAATGCTATGAAAAGGGTAAAAGAATGGCATAACCAGCCTAGTAGGGCACAAAGAAGGGCCAAGACTAGATCTAGTAAAGCTAAAGTACTTTATCCTGCTCCACTTAAGAAACTGTGTCCTATTGTAAGATGTCCTACTATAAGATACAATAAGAAGCAGAGACTTGGTAAAGGATTTACTCCTGAGGAATTAAAAGAAGCAGGACTAGAAGTAAATTATGCAAGAAGAATAGGAATCAGAGTAGACAACAGAAGAAGGAACATGAATAAAGAGACTTTAGACTTGAATGCGCAGAGACTGAAAGAATATCTCAGTAAGATAACTATCTTTAAGAATGGGAAGGAAGCTAAGGAAAGTGGAGTGAAACAACATTTAGGAAGAATTATGCCAGTACATAAAATGACCCCTAAAGTGGAAATAATTAAGAAGGCAGAAGTGGCTTCttatgaataa
- a CDS encoding V-type proton ATPase subunit F (VATF) — protein sequence METSSRTNIGILGDEDTINGFMISGVESNTKNPNLLLANYNTSEEDLKKMFNSLVFRKDLALILICDFVFEKIREEISKFNDDLPSIIEIPSKIKNVNL from the coding sequence ATGGAAACAAGTTCTCGTACAAATATTGGCATTCTCGGAGACGAAGACACAATAAATGGCTTTATGATCTCAGGAGTAGAATCTAATACTAAAAATccaaatcttttattagCAAATTACAATACATCTGAGGAAGACTTAAAGAAGATGTTTAATAGCCTCGTCTTTAGAAAAGACTTGGCTCTGATTCTCATCTGTGATTTtgtatttgaaaaaatcaGAGAAGAGATTTCTAAGTTCAATGATGATTTACCATCAATAATAGAAATACCCagtaaaataaagaatgtcaatttgtaa